In the genome of Vicia villosa cultivar HV-30 ecotype Madison, WI linkage group LG7, Vvil1.0, whole genome shotgun sequence, one region contains:
- the LOC131620061 gene encoding subtilisin-like protease SBT4.14, translated as MSNLHDAKGCKLAMNFIDMQELINLVFMISKLTNSYSLLWLPLLLILLSNVSVYGVEQKDFYIVFLEAHPVSREKAVETHLNILSAVKQSHVEAKESIVYSYTKSFNAFAAKLSEDEANKLSAMNEVVSVFPNQYRKLHTTRSWNFIGLPLTAKRKLKSESDTIVALLDTGITPEFQSFKDDGFGPPPAKWKGTCHKFVNFSGCNNKIIGARYFKLDGRSDPSDILSPIDVEGHGTHTASTAAGNVVPNASLFGLAKGTARGAVPSARLAIYKVCWTEDGCADMDILAAFEAAIHDGVDVISVSLGGGNANYVRDCIAIGAFHAMRKGIITVASAGNGGPTVATVVNNAPWIVTVAASGIDRDFQSIIEMGSRKNVSGEGVSTFSPKQKQYPLVNGMDAARDSSSKENAKYCDDADSLDPKKVKGKIVYCRFRTWGTDALVKAIGGIGTIVENDQFVDVAQIFSAPATFYQLYTIYKLKCKDDKGTMLVCTSLWKIWQSKNLMMFNNKAFIHVEVVRDTGAAIEEFSRADDLPLGCLSVVDNLGMVNPTGISACKRQLMSISPLVAEALGVHWGLELVQAFNFVSCNCNEEVHSLVGFVKAFGSRTWFDCMAALLPSI; from the exons ATGAGTAATTTGCATGATGCAAAAGGTTGCAAGCTAGCTATGAATTTTATTGACATGCAGGAACTCATTAACTTGGTTTTTATGATTTCG AAACTTACCAACTCATATTCTCTTCTTTGGCTTCCATTATTGCTGATTCTACTCAGCAATGTTTCAGTTTACGGTGTTGAACAAAAG GACTTTTACATTGTTTTCCTAGAAGCTCACCCTGTTAGTAGAGAAAAAGCAGTTGAGACTCATTTAAATATTCTCTCAGCTGTTAAGCAAAG CCATGTTGAAGCCAAAGAATCCATAGTATACAGCTATACAAAAAGCTTTAATGCATTTGCTGCTAAACTCTCTGAGGATGAAGCCAACAAGTTATCAG CCATGAATGAAGTGGTCTCAGTATTTCCGAATCAGTACCGCAAGCTACACACAACAAGATCATGGAATTTTATTGGATTACCTTTGACAGCTAAGAGAAAACTGAAGTCTGAGAGTGACACAATTGTGGCTCTTTTGGATACGg GGATCACTCCTGAGTTTCAAAGCTTCAAGGATGATGGATTTGGCCCTCCACCTGCTAAATGGAAAGGAACTTGTcataaatttgttaatttctcaGGCTGCAATAA CAAGATAATTGGAGCCAGATACTTCAAGCTTGACGGAAGATCTGATCCGTCTGATATATTATCTCCCATAGATGTGGAAGGGCATGGAACTCATACTGCATCAACAGCCGCAGGAAATGTTGTTCCAAATGCAAGTCTCTTTGGATTAGCAAAAGGAACAGCTCGTGGGGCGGTGCCTTCAGCCAGGTTGGCAATTTACAAAGTGTGCTGGACAGAAGATGGATGTGCTGATATGGACATACTTGCAGCATTTGAGGCTGCCATACATGACGGCGTGGATGTAATTTCGGTTTCGTTAGGCGGAGGAAATGCAAATTATGTGCGGGACTGTATAGCGATTGGCGCATTTCATGCCATGAGGAAAGGTATAATCACGGTCGCTTCAGCTGGAAATGGTGGTCCAACTGTGGCAACTGTCGTAAATAATGCGCCGTGGATTGTCACAGTAGCTGCTAGTGGCATTGATAGGGACTTCCAGAGCATTATAGAGATGGGAAGTAGAAAAAATGTTTCT GGAGAAGGAGTAAGCACTTTCAGTCCAAAACAAAAGCAGTACCCTCTTGTTAATGGAATGGACGCAGCGCGAGACTCTTCAAGCAAGGAAAATGCTAA GTATTGTGATGATGCCGACTCCTTAGATCCGAAAAAAGTGAAAGGAAAGATTGTTTACTGCCGATTTAGAACATGGGGCACTGATGCTCTTGTGAAAGCAATAGGTGGCATTGGTACTATAGTTGAAAATGATCAATTTGTAGATGTTGCTCAAATATTCAGTGCTCCTGCTACCTTTTACCAATTATATACAATTTACAAG CTAAAATGCAAGGATGACAAGGGCACTATGCTGGTTTGCACTTCCCTGTGGAAAATTTGGCAAAGCAAGAATTTGATGATGTTCAATAACAAGGCCTTCATTCATGTGGAAGTGGTGCGCGATACTGGTGCTGCGATAGAGGAATTTTCAAGAGCAGATGATTTACCATTAGGATGCCTGAGTGTTGTGGATAATCTTGGAATGGTAAATCCTACTGGAATTAG TGCTTGCAAGCGCCAACTTATGTCCATTTCTCCGCTGGTTGCTGAAGCTTTAGGGGTGCATTGGGGGTTGGAGCTGGTTCAAGCTTTCAA TTTTGTTAGTTGCAATTGTAATGAGGAAGTTCATAGCTTAGTTGGGTTTGTTAAGGCCTTTGGGTCTAGAACCTGGTTTGATTGTATGGCTGCTTTGCTTCCTTCTATTTGA